The Pseudomonas oryzicola genomic sequence CTTCGCCCAGCCAGGTTTCGATCAGCGAGGTGGTGCGCGCTGGCTTCTCGACAATGTCACACACCATCCAGTCCACCGGCTGCTTCGGCTGCCAGGTAAAACCATCAGCCATCAGGTGCTGAACCAACCCGGTATCCATCAGGCTTTCAGCCATCGGCCCGTTATCGATGGCAGTCACCAGCATGCCCCGACGCACCAGCTGGTAGGTCCAGCCGCCCGGCGAGGCCCCCAGGTCGACACCGGTCATGTCGTCGCCCAGGCGCTGCGCCCATTGCTCGCGCGGGATGAACTGGTGCCAGGCCTCTTCCAGCTTGAGGGTCGAGCGACTGGGAGCTTCGCGGGGAAATTTCAGGCGCGGGATGCCCATGGGCCATAGCGCGCTGTTGTTCGCCGGGGCGACGCCGGCGAACACTCGTCGGCCACTGATGAACGTAAGCAGCAGACGTGGGCGGCTGGCATCGTCGACCAGGCGACCGGCCTTTTCCAGCGCCTTGCGCAGCGGCACCTCGAATTTGCGGCAGAAGGTGGACAGTTCCTTGCCTTCGTTGCTGTCCAGCACTTCCAGCCACAGGCTGCCGAACACCGGTAGCCCCGCCAGGTGCGCCAGCAGCACACTGATGCGGTCGTTCTCCGGCAGCTCGATATAACCGCCACGGGCCCATTGCCGCGGGAAAATCAGCTGGTTGAAGCGCATTTCCCCCATCAGGCGCTCGGCACCGCCGTCCTCGCTGCAGACGAACTCGGCGCTGGCACTGTGCGGCTTGCCTTTGGCATAGCCGGCAATGCCCAGGCGGGCGGCATGTTCGCTGATTTCGGCGCAAACCTCGCCCTCGAAACCGGGCCGGCAATGCATGAACAGGGTATTCATCTCTCACTCCACTACGGCGGGCGCCACAGGCGCCGGCAGGGCGGCGATGATAAAGGAAGATCGGAACCTGCGACACGCCCCGCCGGTCCAGAAAAGGGTCAGGTAGCGCAAAGCGGTCTAACCTGACTTTTCAGCCAGGTCCGTAGCGTGCGGACCGATACAGAGCGGTGCCCCCGGCAACCCTGAATCGTGCCGGGCACCGGCAGAAGGAGTTGGCAATGCCCTCGCTCGATAGCCTGAACACACTCAAGCCCCTCAAGGTCGGCGACCAGACCTACCACTACTTCAGCCTCACCGAAGCCGCCAGACAGCTGGGCGACCTGCAGCGCCTGCCCATGTCGCTGAAAGTGCTGCTGGAAAACCTGCTGCGCTGGGAGGACGGCAAAACCGTTACCGGCGAGGACCTGCGCGCCCTCGCCCAATGGCTGGGCGAGCGGCGCTCCGACCGCGAGATCCAGTACCGCCCAGCGCGAGTTCTGATGCAGGACTTCACCGGCGTACCGGCCGTGGTCGACCTGGCCGCCATGCGCGCCGCCATGGCCAAGGCCGGTGGTGACCCGCAGCGAATCAACCCACTGTCACCGGTGGATCTGGTGATCGACCATTCGGTAATGGTTGACCGCTACGGCACACCGCAGGCCTTCAGCGAGAACGTCGACATCGAAATGCAGCGCAACGGCGAACGCTACGCGTTCCTGCGCTGGGGTCAGAGTGCCTTCGACAACTTCCGCGTGGTACCGCCAGGTACCGGGATCTGCCACCAGGTCAACCTGGAATACCTGGGCCGCACCGTCTGGACCCGTGAGGCTGATGGCCGCACCTACGCTTTCCCGGATACCCTGGTCGGTACCGATTCGCACACCACCATGATCAATGGCCTGGGCGTGCTCGGCTGGGGCGTGGGCGGCATCGAAGCAGAGGCGGCCATGCTCGGCCAACCGGTGTCGATGCTGATTCCGGAAGTGATCGGCTTCAAG encodes the following:
- the rlmM gene encoding 23S rRNA (cytidine(2498)-2'-O)-methyltransferase RlmM, producing MNTLFMHCRPGFEGEVCAEISEHAARLGIAGYAKGKPHSASAEFVCSEDGGAERLMGEMRFNQLIFPRQWARGGYIELPENDRISVLLAHLAGLPVFGSLWLEVLDSNEGKELSTFCRKFEVPLRKALEKAGRLVDDASRPRLLLTFISGRRVFAGVAPANNSALWPMGIPRLKFPREAPSRSTLKLEEAWHQFIPREQWAQRLGDDMTGVDLGASPGGWTYQLVRRGMLVTAIDNGPMAESLMDTGLVQHLMADGFTWQPKQPVDWMVCDIVEKPARTTSLIETWLGEGLCREAVVNLKLPMKQRYAEVRRLLERMEATFKARKIKVSIACKQLYHDREEVTCHLRRMDLKPR